In a single window of the Bactrocera dorsalis isolate Fly_Bdor chromosome 2, ASM2337382v1, whole genome shotgun sequence genome:
- the LOC125776360 gene encoding uncharacterized protein LOC125776360 isoform X2: MRQKNLMAEYMLRHQDLAKNMLPNCGQGKAAANKLWDSLAVLLNAAGPPMKDAKSWRKVFADQKHNVKNKLPFNKASKQRTGCGPYEEKYLTTAEEQLLQATGMDVAVEGLGEVRTFDNSTPEKEPVEKLMAEFLYSDEDDVPPKPSTSRSATKRSKQDAADEKLALIKENMIAFESYQQSIGAKLDKLIALKERSMEMKKEAHKAYMEVKAIELQINRIQLEALKENK, translated from the exons atgagacaaaaaaatttaatggccGAATACATGCTTCGGCATCAAGACTTGGCCAAAAATATGTTGCCGAATTGTGGTCAGGGCAAAGCTGCTGCCAATAAATTGTGGGACTCCTTGGCGGTTCTGCTTAATGCGGCCGGTCCACCAATGAAGGATGCTAAGTCTTGGCGGAAA GTATTTGCTGATCAAAAGCACAACGTCAAAAACAAGTTGCCTTTCAACAAAGCATCGAAGCAGCGAACTGGTTGTGGTCCTTACGAAGAAAAGTACCTAACAACAGCAGAGGAGCAACTGCTTCAGGCTACCGGCATGGACGTTGCGGTAGAAGGCCTGGGAGAAGTAAGAACTTTTGACAACTCCACCCCTGAAAAAGAGCCTGTCGAAAAGCTTATGGCAGAGTTTTTATACAGTGACGAAGACGACGTTCCACCGAAACCCTCAACTAGTCGCAGCGCTACGAAGAGGAGCAAACAGGATGCTGCCGATGAAAAGCTGGCCCTCATTAAAGAAAATATGATCGCGTTTGAAAGCTACCAGCAGAGTATAGGCGCAAAACTAGACAAGCTCATAGCTTTGAAGGAGAGGTCGATGGAAATGAAAAAGGAAGCTCACAAAGCTTATATGGAAGTCAAAGCAATAGAGCTGCAAATTAACCGAATACAATTAGAAgccttaaaagaaaataaataa
- the LOC125776360 gene encoding uncharacterized protein LOC125776360 isoform X1 codes for MTNVNKINMRQKNLMAEYMLRHQDLAKNMLPNCGQGKAAANKLWDSLAVLLNAAGPPMKDAKSWRKVFADQKHNVKNKLPFNKASKQRTGCGPYEEKYLTTAEEQLLQATGMDVAVEGLGEVRTFDNSTPEKEPVEKLMAEFLYSDEDDVPPKPSTSRSATKRSKQDAADEKLALIKENMIAFESYQQSIGAKLDKLIALKERSMEMKKEAHKAYMEVKAIELQINRIQLEALKENK; via the exons at gacaaatgttaataaaatcaacatgagacaaaaaaatttaatggccGAATACATGCTTCGGCATCAAGACTTGGCCAAAAATATGTTGCCGAATTGTGGTCAGGGCAAAGCTGCTGCCAATAAATTGTGGGACTCCTTGGCGGTTCTGCTTAATGCGGCCGGTCCACCAATGAAGGATGCTAAGTCTTGGCGGAAA GTATTTGCTGATCAAAAGCACAACGTCAAAAACAAGTTGCCTTTCAACAAAGCATCGAAGCAGCGAACTGGTTGTGGTCCTTACGAAGAAAAGTACCTAACAACAGCAGAGGAGCAACTGCTTCAGGCTACCGGCATGGACGTTGCGGTAGAAGGCCTGGGAGAAGTAAGAACTTTTGACAACTCCACCCCTGAAAAAGAGCCTGTCGAAAAGCTTATGGCAGAGTTTTTATACAGTGACGAAGACGACGTTCCACCGAAACCCTCAACTAGTCGCAGCGCTACGAAGAGGAGCAAACAGGATGCTGCCGATGAAAAGCTGGCCCTCATTAAAGAAAATATGATCGCGTTTGAAAGCTACCAGCAGAGTATAGGCGCAAAACTAGACAAGCTCATAGCTTTGAAGGAGAGGTCGATGGAAATGAAAAAGGAAGCTCACAAAGCTTATATGGAAGTCAAAGCAATAGAGCTGCAAATTAACCGAATACAATTAGAAgccttaaaagaaaataaataa
- the LOC125776332 gene encoding uncharacterized protein LOC125776332, whose translation MRLSRLQRLACVCMTGAMRTCPTAALEVLLELTPLHIVIGQVAKHSLLQITAEGCGKGKIISTQRMEVISGGNPIALLPKDGITKTVNFTRKFKVTLGSKNEWNDSTLELLLRDSTLKWYTDGSKTSEGIGAGIAGPRTRLSIPMGRFPSIFQAEVLAISRCTEINLHRGYRNEWITILSDSQAALKAISAYEIKSLLVQECRERLNSLAELNQVHLVWVPGHRGIAGNELADELARSAASTSMVGPEPFTGVGPHTIKELLRKEEREGREGHWQRAHGMRHAKLLIGGYNLKRFKSIINLPRIKLRLLVAFYTGHCKLKRHMYNLGLAACSNCRFCDREPETPEHLLIDCIAVCRRRSKALGTTFPDRDHIDSLAPSKMLKFIDLLGLGEFL comes from the coding sequence ATGAGACTATCGAGGCTCCAACGGCTAGCATGCGTCTGCATGACGGGCGCTATGCGAACCTGCCCAACGGCGGCGCTGGAGGTCCTGTTGGAACTCACACCGCTCCACATAGTGATCGGCCAAGTAGCCAAGCATTCACTcctgcaaataacggcagagggatgcggtaaaggaaaaataatctcGACCCAGAGGATGGAGGTGATAAGTGGCGGTAATCCAATTGCCCTCCTCCCGAAGGACGGGATTACAAAGACAGTTAACTTCACGAGAAAATTCAAGGTAACCCTGGGCAGCAAGAACGAGTGGAATGACTCCACTCTTGAGCTGTTGCTGAGGGACAGTACACtgaagtggtacaccgacggctcgaaaacgtcggaaggTATTGGTGCAGGGATCGCGGGACCACGCACAAGGCTATCCATACCGATGGGCAGATTCCCAAGTATCTTCCAGGCCGAAGTCTTAGCAATAAGTCGGTGTacagagataaacctccaccgCGGCTATCGTAATGAGTGGATaaccatactcagcgatagccaagcggcactaaaagcgatctcggcctacgagatcaaatcgctgctggtgcaggagtgtagagaacggctaaACAGCCTAGCGGAATTGAATCAGGTGCACCTAGTTTGGGTACCTGGTCATAGAGGCATAGCCggaaatgaactggctgacgagctcgcccgctctgCAGCCTCCACAAGTATGGTAGGGCCCGAACCATTTACCGGGGTGGGCCCCCATAcgataaaggagctgctccgcaaagaGGAAAGAGAGGGCAGAGAAGGTCATTGGCAACGGGCGCATGGCATGCGGCATGCAAAGCTGCTGATAGGGGGGTACAACCTCAAAAGGTTTAAATcaataatcaacctcccaaggatCAAGCTCAGGCTcctggtcgcattctacaccggccactgcaagttgaaaaggcaTATGTACAACTTAGGACTTGCCGCTTgctctaactgccggttctgcgacagggaacctgaaaccccggagcacctgctgatcgattgcattgcagtctgcagacgcaggtctaaggcccttggaactacatttccggatagggatcacatcgactcactagctcccagcaaaatgctaaaatttatcgatttgttggggcttggtgagttcctgtga